One genomic segment of Pseudomonas chlororaphis subsp. aurantiaca includes these proteins:
- the pssA gene encoding CDP-diacylglycerol--serine O-phosphatidyltransferase: MPSLFKRSLLPKLRSFPLAANDLTILNGAAEFRRCLLEKIAQATRRIYIVALYLQQDEAGQEILDALHAAKAARPELDVVVVVDWLRAQRGLIGAGKQPGNSAWYQEMTRTHASVVPVYGVPVQTRELFGVLHLKGFVIDDCVIYSGASLNNVYLHKFDKYRFDRYHLLHNRELADSMQHLVQHGLVASRAVHRLDLPNLPTTRSLRNDIGDLRSRLKHAAYDTSAGGVLKDTLSVSPLLGVGKNNPLSRVICELIASAQQQLTICTPYFNLPLAVTREINRALARGVKIDIIVGDKTANDFYIPPSEPFKVIAALPYLYEISLRRFAKRHQKAIDSGRLNLHLWRDGDNTYHLKGMWVDQRYTLLTGNNLNPRAFRLDLENALLLDDPKGELLEPRRQELETIFRHTQRIEHFQRLETLVDYPAAVGKFLRRVSRVRIERLLYRIL; encoded by the coding sequence ATGCCGTCGCTTTTCAAACGTTCCCTGCTGCCCAAGTTGCGCAGCTTCCCGCTGGCTGCCAATGACCTGACCATCCTCAATGGCGCCGCCGAATTCCGCCGTTGCCTGCTGGAGAAGATCGCCCAGGCCACCCGGCGCATCTATATCGTCGCGCTGTACCTGCAACAGGACGAGGCCGGCCAGGAAATTCTCGATGCCTTGCACGCCGCCAAGGCCGCGCGCCCGGAGCTGGACGTGGTGGTCGTGGTCGACTGGCTGCGCGCCCAGCGCGGGCTGATCGGCGCCGGCAAGCAGCCGGGCAACTCGGCCTGGTACCAGGAAATGACCCGCACCCACGCCAGCGTGGTGCCGGTGTATGGCGTGCCGGTGCAGACCCGCGAGCTGTTCGGCGTGCTGCACCTGAAGGGTTTCGTGATCGACGATTGCGTGATCTACAGCGGCGCCAGCCTGAACAACGTGTACCTGCACAAGTTCGACAAATACCGCTTCGACCGCTACCACCTGCTGCACAACCGCGAGCTGGCCGACTCCATGCAGCACCTGGTCCAGCATGGCCTGGTGGCGTCGCGGGCGGTGCATCGCCTGGACCTGCCGAACCTGCCGACCACCCGCAGCCTGCGCAACGACATCGGCGACCTGCGCAGCCGTCTCAAGCACGCGGCCTACGACACCAGTGCCGGTGGGGTGCTCAAGGACACACTGTCGGTCAGCCCGCTGCTCGGGGTGGGCAAGAACAATCCGCTGAGCCGGGTCATCTGCGAACTGATCGCCAGCGCCCAGCAGCAACTGACCATCTGCACGCCGTACTTCAACCTGCCGCTGGCGGTGACCCGGGAAATCAACCGCGCCCTGGCGCGCGGGGTGAAGATCGACATCATCGTCGGCGACAAGACCGCCAACGACTTCTACATTCCGCCGAGCGAGCCGTTCAAGGTCATCGCCGCGCTGCCTTATCTGTACGAGATCAGTCTGCGACGCTTCGCCAAGCGGCATCAGAAGGCCATCGACAGCGGTCGCCTGAACCTGCACCTGTGGCGCGACGGCGACAACACCTACCACCTCAAGGGCATGTGGGTGGACCAGCGCTACACCTTGCTCACCGGCAACAACCTCAACCCGCGGGCCTTCCGCCTCGACCTGGAAAACGCCTTGCTGCTCGACGACCCCAAGGGCGAGTTGCTGGAGCCGCGGCGCCAGGAGCTGGAAACGATCTTCCGCCACACCCAGCGCATCGAGCACTTCCAGCGCCTGGAAACCCTGGTGGACTACCCGGCGGCCGTCGGCAAATTCCTGCGCCGGGTCAGCCGGGTGCGGATCGAGCGGTTGCTCTACCGCATCCTCTGA
- a CDS encoding MFS transporter produces MPTATAQPPQTAAPFKLLPLMLAYMACTMSMMAFVSLIGPIVRVLGLATWQAGAAVTVSGVIWMLLARPWGQASDRFGRRRVLLLGTAGFTLAYWALCLFIDVSLHLLPGMWLAFIGLMLGRGLIGVFYAAIPVGGFALIADNVEPEHRARAMATLGAANAVGLVLGPAVAALLARVSLSLPLYAMAVLPLAAFLVLLYKLPRQELHLKQAPRSVRLSDPRLRRPMAVAFVAMLCVSIAQITVSFYALDRLGLDSADAAQAAGIALAMVGVALICSQLVVRKLEWPPLRMIRAGALLAASGFAGCMLVENAWGLWLGFFVSAAGMGAIFPSFSALAANAVDASEQGATAGSIGAAQGFGVVIGPLAGSLIYALEPRLPYLIAALLLLLVAGWPAAKSPR; encoded by the coding sequence ATGCCAACTGCCACAGCCCAACCGCCGCAGACCGCCGCCCCGTTCAAACTCTTGCCGCTGATGCTCGCCTACATGGCCTGCACCATGTCGATGATGGCCTTCGTCTCGCTGATCGGTCCGATCGTCCGCGTGCTCGGCCTGGCCACCTGGCAGGCCGGCGCGGCGGTGACCGTGTCCGGGGTGATCTGGATGCTCCTGGCGCGGCCCTGGGGCCAGGCCAGCGACCGCTTCGGGCGCCGTCGGGTGCTGCTGCTTGGCACCGCCGGCTTCACCCTCGCCTACTGGGCGCTGTGCCTGTTTATCGATGTCTCGCTGCACCTGCTGCCGGGCATGTGGCTGGCCTTTATCGGCCTGATGCTCGGGCGCGGCCTGATCGGAGTGTTCTACGCGGCTATCCCGGTGGGCGGCTTTGCCCTGATCGCCGACAACGTCGAACCCGAGCATCGGGCCCGCGCCATGGCCACCCTGGGCGCCGCCAACGCCGTCGGCCTGGTGCTGGGCCCGGCCGTGGCCGCGCTGCTCGCCCGGGTCAGCCTGAGCCTGCCGCTGTACGCCATGGCCGTGCTGCCGCTGGCGGCATTCCTGGTGCTGCTGTACAAGCTGCCGCGCCAGGAACTGCACCTCAAGCAGGCGCCGCGCTCGGTACGCCTGAGCGATCCGCGGCTGCGCCGGCCCATGGCGGTGGCCTTCGTCGCCATGCTTTGCGTGTCCATCGCGCAGATCACCGTGAGCTTCTACGCCCTCGACCGCCTGGGCCTGGACAGCGCCGACGCCGCCCAGGCCGCCGGCATCGCCCTGGCCATGGTCGGCGTGGCGCTGATCTGCTCGCAACTGGTGGTGCGCAAACTCGAATGGCCGCCGCTGCGGATGATCCGCGCCGGCGCGCTGCTGGCCGCCAGTGGGTTTGCCGGCTGCATGCTGGTGGAGAATGCCTGGGGGCTGTGGCTGGGCTTTTTCGTCTCGGCGGCGGGCATGGGCGCGATCTTCCCGTCCTTCTCCGCCCTGGCGGCCAACGCCGTGGACGCCTCCGAACAAGGCGCCACCGCCGGTTCGATTGGCGCGGCCCAGGGGTTTGGCGTGGTGATCGGCCCGTTGGCCGGCTCGCTGATCTACGCCCTCGAACCGCGCCTGCCCTACCTGATTGCCGCACTGTTGCTGCTGTTGGTGGCAGGCTGGCCGGCGGCGAAAAGCCCCCGTTGA